A single window of Actinomycetota bacterium DNA harbors:
- a CDS encoding type VII secretion protein EccE codes for MNATRYEFGAAAEDRTVVLGLRAAQLAVLGGALVTAVALVRLGAGARGSFVVAIGVVALAAMAVVWPVAGRTVEQWTPVALRWVLQRLTGRQRHRSPLPLLGHDAQGALPQCPPPTLVGTRLLPVVLEGSGGREVGVVHDARAGTYSAVLSVRGGSFQLADTPDRERRLAAWGGLLAGLARASSPVHRVQWVERTAPEDGDAMGRYLATARQVPRDHPSLASYLELVDRAGPSAPAHETFLVLSISVARARRSVRQAGGGHDGALHVLTRELVSLRRQLAAADLTVDGILTPRLLAGALRTAFDPHSRAPLARRATAAQTEGGTDPGNAWPLVAENRWSAYRTTDVWHATYWVAQWPRSPVGADFLAPLLLGTTAMRTVAVTMEPVSPYKAHREVEQAVLKGQADEEVRTRAGFSSTARRRRMQETAARREQELADGHADYRLAGYVTVTAPSRDELEASCGEVEQAAQQSALELRRLDGQQDVAFTWTLPLARGLR; via the coding sequence TTGAACGCGACCCGCTACGAGTTCGGTGCCGCCGCCGAGGACCGGACGGTCGTCCTGGGGCTGCGCGCCGCACAGCTCGCCGTACTCGGCGGTGCGCTGGTGACGGCGGTCGCGCTGGTCCGTCTCGGGGCCGGGGCGCGCGGGTCGTTCGTCGTCGCGATCGGGGTCGTCGCGCTGGCGGCGATGGCCGTCGTGTGGCCGGTTGCGGGCAGGACGGTCGAGCAGTGGACGCCGGTGGCGCTCCGCTGGGTGCTCCAGCGTCTCACCGGGCGACAACGCCACCGCTCGCCGCTCCCACTGCTGGGTCACGACGCGCAGGGCGCGCTGCCCCAGTGCCCGCCCCCAACTCTGGTGGGGACGCGGCTCCTGCCGGTCGTTCTCGAGGGGTCGGGTGGCCGCGAGGTCGGCGTCGTCCACGACGCCCGTGCCGGCACCTACAGCGCGGTGCTGTCCGTTCGCGGAGGCTCGTTCCAGCTCGCCGACACACCCGACCGGGAGCGGCGACTGGCGGCATGGGGCGGGCTGTTGGCGGGGCTCGCGCGCGCTTCCTCGCCCGTCCACCGGGTGCAGTGGGTCGAGCGAACCGCACCGGAGGACGGCGACGCGATGGGGCGCTACCTGGCCACGGCCCGGCAAGTGCCGCGCGACCACCCGAGCCTGGCGTCCTACCTCGAGCTCGTCGACCGGGCAGGGCCGTCGGCGCCTGCCCACGAGACCTTCCTCGTCCTGTCGATCTCCGTCGCCCGCGCACGACGCTCCGTGCGACAGGCCGGCGGCGGGCACGATGGCGCCCTCCACGTCCTGACGCGTGAGCTGGTCAGCCTGCGTCGTCAGCTCGCCGCCGCAGACCTCACCGTCGACGGGATCCTCACGCCGCGTCTGCTCGCCGGGGCGCTGCGAACCGCGTTCGACCCCCACTCACGCGCACCTCTCGCACGCCGAGCGACGGCGGCGCAGACCGAGGGAGGCACCGATCCCGGCAACGCGTGGCCGCTGGTGGCGGAGAACCGCTGGTCGGCCTACCGCACGACCGATGTGTGGCACGCGACCTACTGGGTCGCCCAGTGGCCCCGCTCGCCGGTCGGCGCCGACTTCCTGGCCCCGCTGCTGCTGGGCACCACCGCGATGCGCACCGTGGCGGTGACGATGGAGCCGGTGAGCCCCTACAAGGCGCACCGGGAGGTGGAGCAGGCGGTCCTCAAGGGCCAAGCCGATGAGGAGGTGCGCACTCGCGCTGGCTTCAGCTCGACCGCCCGACGCCGGCGCATGCAGGAAACGGCCGCGCGACGCGAGCAAGAGCTGGCCGATGGCCACGCCGACTACCGCCTGGCTGGCTACGTCACGGTCACCGCACCGTCGCGCGACGAGCTAGAAGCCTCGTGCGGGGAGGTCGAGCAAGCAGCCCAGCAGTCGGCTCTCGAACTGCGTCGCCTGGACGGCCAGCAGGACGTCGCGTTCACGTGGACGCTGCCGCTCGCCCGTGGGCTGCGATGA
- a CDS encoding lytic transglycosylase domain-containing protein, protein MVRVAWSLLAGFGLLLGLPVVAGLAAVGSIDTPSQDAVDEVPSAFLALYQDAVATRCPSLPWSVLAAIGGIESDHGRSGGAQLLPDGRVMPPVLGPVLDGTDGTRVVLDTDQGHHDGDAVFDRAVGPMQFIPATWQAYGVDASGDRITDPHNAVDAAHAAAVYLCASGATDPPRLPDAIWAYNNSWDYVERVMTLAARYSSAGSPGFVTASPTLVAMVLANPRLEIYDAGRADIAAGRIDARVLQVLQLASERHTLTITSLRTGHSRCVGGGDFDGCRTSHHWYGRAADIAVVDDRPVHTTNQLARGLVEWLAALDSGLRPTEIGTPWADLGVAPFFSDSDHRDHVHLGYRSNPG, encoded by the coding sequence ATGGTCCGCGTCGCCTGGTCCCTCCTCGCGGGCTTCGGACTTCTCCTCGGGCTGCCCGTCGTGGCGGGACTCGCTGCGGTGGGATCGATCGATACGCCCTCGCAAGACGCAGTGGACGAGGTGCCGTCGGCCTTCCTCGCCCTCTACCAGGACGCCGTCGCGACTCGATGCCCGTCGTTGCCGTGGTCGGTACTCGCAGCCATCGGCGGCATCGAGTCAGACCACGGACGAAGCGGCGGCGCGCAGCTCCTCCCGGACGGCCGAGTGATGCCTCCTGTCCTCGGTCCCGTCCTCGACGGCACTGACGGGACACGCGTTGTCCTGGACACGGATCAAGGGCACCACGACGGCGACGCCGTCTTCGACCGCGCGGTCGGGCCCATGCAGTTCATCCCGGCGACCTGGCAGGCCTACGGCGTTGATGCGTCCGGCGACCGCATCACTGATCCCCACAACGCCGTCGACGCGGCGCACGCGGCAGCGGTCTACCTGTGCGCGAGCGGAGCTACGGACCCGCCTCGACTCCCCGACGCGATCTGGGCGTACAACAACTCGTGGGACTACGTCGAGCGGGTCATGACGCTGGCGGCCCGCTACTCAAGCGCCGGATCACCCGGTTTCGTCACCGCCTCGCCGACCCTCGTGGCGATGGTGCTCGCCAACCCCAGACTGGAGATCTACGACGCGGGGAGAGCGGACATCGCTGCGGGGCGCATCGATGCGCGCGTCCTCCAGGTCTTGCAACTCGCGAGTGAACGACACACGCTTACGATCACGAGCCTCCGCACCGGCCATTCACGCTGCGTCGGAGGCGGCGACTTCGACGGCTGCCGGACCTCGCACCACTGGTACGGCCGCGCGGCCGATATAGCAGTCGTCGACGACCGTCCGGTCCATACGACCAATCAGCTGGCTCGCGGACTCGTGGAGTGGCTTGCGGCACTCGACTCGGGCCTTCGACCGACGGAGATCGGAACACCGTGGGCGGATCTGGGGGTCGCCCCGTTCTTCAGCGACTCGGATCATCGCGATCACGTGCACCTTGGCTATCGATCCAACCCCGGCTAG
- a CDS encoding serine protease, producing the protein MATDSGKVRDWVVPIGAIRADNEHATFEFRGTGFALEGEARMITAAHVVHGLTAQELGFLTVREGAWTVNEILHVQTHPEEDIAKLDLVGPLAGSPLVANPDWQGSAMPYTMWGYPMDAQYDIVVDGLAHPRPDLVFTAGHVRRRVSHPVEEVTGQRLLELGTAAGRGCSGSPVLRDPGWQVVGVYISERHNEAEGIRVGYAVRMADVIEWVST; encoded by the coding sequence ATGGCGACGGACAGCGGCAAGGTCAGGGACTGGGTGGTACCTATCGGTGCGATCCGAGCCGACAATGAACATGCCACCTTCGAGTTCCGCGGCACGGGCTTCGCGCTTGAAGGCGAGGCTCGGATGATCACGGCGGCTCACGTAGTCCACGGCCTGACGGCTCAGGAACTCGGTTTCCTCACCGTCAGGGAGGGTGCCTGGACCGTCAACGAGATTCTCCATGTGCAAACACATCCCGAAGAGGACATCGCCAAGCTCGATCTAGTGGGACCCCTAGCCGGTTCACCGCTTGTGGCAAACCCCGACTGGCAAGGATCCGCCATGCCCTACACTATGTGGGGCTATCCGATGGACGCACAGTACGACATCGTTGTCGATGGTCTTGCTCACCCCCGACCTGACCTGGTCTTCACAGCCGGACACGTACGTCGCCGTGTCAGCCACCCCGTCGAAGAGGTCACGGGGCAACGATTGCTTGAACTGGGTACAGCGGCTGGGCGGGGTTGTTCGGGCAGCCCCGTTCTTCGGGATCCGGGCTGGCAGGTCGTGGGGGTCTACATCAGCGAGAGACATAACGAAGCGGAGGGGATCCGTGTCGGTTACGCCGTGCGGATGGCCGATGTCATCGAATGGGTATCGACGTAG
- a CDS encoding ATP-binding protein encodes MYVGREVLGGAFCYDPWVLYDEGVLTNPNLLVAGQVGRGKSAWVKTYLWRQQVFGRRSWVVDPKGEYGPLAEACGVEPVRIGPGLGVHLNPLDSGPGGADVDEGGRRRLNLLTSLAAASLDRALSPDEQTACELALTSATREHGEDLVIPHVVDALLRPDLDAAQRVATDTSSLAEAGRQVALDLRRLCQGDLAGMFDAPTSPTLDLTAPVVVLDLSELYGSAALGLLMLCATAWLQTALRGVTSERTIVVVDEAWAVLRQLQIARWLQASWKLSRQYGVSNVAVIHRLSDLQAAGEAGSEQVALARGLLADSETRVIYGQSPAETAAAREMLGLTDTEAELLPQLGRGVALWRVGNRSFLVEHALGSHERAITDTDARMTTVLRELTERG; translated from the coding sequence GTGTACGTCGGACGTGAGGTGCTGGGCGGGGCGTTCTGCTACGACCCGTGGGTCCTTTACGACGAGGGTGTGCTCACCAACCCCAACCTCCTCGTCGCCGGCCAGGTCGGCCGAGGGAAGTCGGCCTGGGTCAAGACCTACCTGTGGCGCCAGCAGGTCTTTGGACGGCGGTCGTGGGTCGTCGATCCGAAGGGCGAGTACGGCCCGCTGGCAGAAGCGTGCGGCGTCGAGCCTGTGCGCATCGGACCTGGGCTCGGCGTGCACCTCAATCCCCTCGACTCCGGTCCCGGAGGCGCGGACGTCGATGAGGGGGGCCGGCGTCGGCTGAACCTGTTGACATCGCTGGCGGCTGCATCCCTGGACCGTGCGCTGAGCCCCGACGAGCAAACCGCCTGTGAGCTTGCGTTGACGTCGGCGACGAGGGAGCACGGCGAAGATCTAGTGATCCCGCACGTGGTGGACGCACTGCTACGCCCGGACCTTGACGCCGCCCAACGGGTCGCGACCGACACGAGTTCGCTCGCGGAAGCAGGCCGGCAGGTGGCCTTGGACCTGCGGCGGCTGTGCCAGGGCGACCTCGCTGGGATGTTCGACGCACCCACCAGCCCGACGCTCGACCTCACGGCGCCCGTGGTGGTGCTCGATCTGTCCGAGCTGTACGGCTCGGCGGCCCTGGGCCTCCTGATGCTGTGCGCCACGGCCTGGCTCCAAACCGCGCTTCGGGGCGTCACCTCCGAGCGGACCATCGTGGTGGTCGACGAGGCGTGGGCGGTGCTGCGCCAGCTCCAGATCGCACGTTGGCTCCAAGCGTCGTGGAAGCTGTCGCGCCAGTACGGCGTGTCCAACGTTGCCGTCATCCACCGACTCAGCGATCTGCAGGCGGCCGGAGAGGCTGGCTCGGAGCAGGTGGCGCTTGCGCGCGGCCTGCTGGCGGATTCCGAGACGCGTGTCATCTACGGCCAATCCCCAGCAGAGACCGCCGCCGCGCGCGAGATGCTCGGGCTCACCGACACCGAGGCGGAGCTGCTGCCTCAGCTCGGACGGGGCGTGGCTCTGTGGCGCGTCGGCAACCGGTCGTTCCTCGTCGAGCACGCGCTCGGCTCCCACGAACGTGCGATCACCGACACGGACGCCCGCATGACGACGGTCCTCCGAGAGCTGACGGAACGAGGTTGA
- a CDS encoding toll/interleukin-1 receptor domain-containing protein, which translates to MAWGKQALGKLFISHSSADKPKVRRLEKRLRAGGYDTWLDEKEIAVGDALAGRVSEGVKTAKIVLVVVSKASLESQWLQYELDIATERMIKGHCRVLPVLIDDVEVPAELAGRLYADMRPGKRGGLRRILDTLESEAAKYPKPAPPITMDSADAWTRHQAYEKFLAGLSEQGWFSASMEVSAIRDIDFEGITIDERDVVVDVVSSFGGPEDLTRADFDDWAHRVTEEIQETCGLLVTERQPSRDLRDALGLVDRMGARATSGLFVPSGILVVADLSGGLSEREAQRVLEDAYSVLGDAIRHSSPAPIDPSTLQHD; encoded by the coding sequence ATGGCGTGGGGCAAGCAGGCGCTCGGAAAGTTGTTCATCTCTCACTCATCCGCAGATAAACCCAAGGTTCGGCGACTAGAGAAGCGCCTTCGAGCCGGGGGATACGACACTTGGCTCGATGAGAAGGAGATCGCAGTCGGTGATGCGCTGGCCGGTAGGGTCTCGGAGGGCGTGAAGACCGCCAAGATCGTCCTGGTCGTCGTTTCGAAAGCGTCATTGGAGTCGCAATGGCTCCAATATGAGTTGGACATTGCCACCGAACGCATGATCAAGGGACACTGCCGAGTCTTGCCAGTTCTCATCGATGATGTTGAAGTTCCGGCTGAACTCGCGGGTCGACTGTACGCCGACATGCGACCTGGCAAGCGAGGAGGACTGCGTCGCATCCTCGACACACTTGAGTCCGAGGCCGCCAAATACCCTAAACCTGCGCCTCCGATCACGATGGACTCTGCGGACGCATGGACGAGACATCAAGCCTACGAGAAGTTCCTAGCTGGTCTCTCCGAGCAGGGCTGGTTCTCGGCCAGCATGGAGGTCTCAGCCATCCGGGACATTGACTTTGAAGGGATCACGATCGATGAGCGTGACGTTGTGGTCGACGTAGTTTCTTCATTCGGCGGACCGGAGGACCTCACGCGCGCCGATTTCGATGATTGGGCGCACCGCGTGACAGAGGAGATCCAAGAGACATGTGGGCTCCTGGTCACGGAACGACAACCTTCTCGGGACCTGCGAGATGCCCTCGGCCTCGTAGATCGAATGGGTGCCCGAGCCACGAGTGGCCTATTCGTCCCCAGTGGCATTCTCGTTGTGGCGGACCTGAGCGGCGGCCTTTCAGAACGAGAGGCCCAGAGAGTGCTTGAAGACGCCTACTCAGTACTGGGCGACGCTATTAGACATTCCTCTCCCGCTCCCATCGACCCGTCCACGCTGCAGCATGATTGA
- a CDS encoding type IV secretory system conjugative DNA transfer family protein, which produces MNAPPSRNSQLSGGHNIATGLSPFELVVAFGLGVAVAGSAWLWAAAQLAALVTSGSWLTIRLSEMVPVAFEVARHPGDPRAAFPVEAASRLPGPVLFWTAASLLLVAVLVPVWWLLGRRARRQPEASDASRWATPQDLTPLVVPGPVPGRLTLGYGSRGRLLATEAGHSLLVLGPTQSGKTSGLAIPAILEWPGPVVATSVKADLLAETISTRRDRGDVWVYDPTSSVAEFDSASWTPLAGCHSWQEALRTASWLTQAARDRQLDENDFWYSNAGKLIAPLLFAAATSGCTISDVVRWVDLKEQQEVELLLKVARVPEALAAARASWGREERSRSSVYTTAETVLAAFADPQVAASAQRSDIDPERLLGGGAHTLYVSAPLHEQARLRPLFTALVQTVLAAAYERAGSKGRLNLLLVLDEAANIAPLRELAQVASTAAGLGIQLVTIWQDRSQIVARYGHQAATVVNNHRAKLLLSGITDATTTTEVAQVIGEAEVTRRTTTVDPEGRISATHATQHEPLTSAAGLRQMRPFEGVLIYGHLPPTRIRLKPWFDAPKRWRERPRSR; this is translated from the coding sequence GTGAACGCACCACCGTCAAGGAACTCTCAACTGTCGGGCGGACACAACATCGCGACGGGCCTGTCGCCATTCGAGCTGGTCGTCGCCTTCGGGCTCGGCGTCGCGGTGGCCGGCTCGGCCTGGCTGTGGGCTGCCGCTCAGCTCGCGGCGCTCGTCACGTCCGGTTCCTGGCTGACGATCAGGTTGTCGGAGATGGTTCCGGTCGCGTTCGAGGTGGCCCGGCATCCTGGTGACCCTCGGGCGGCGTTCCCCGTCGAGGCGGCCAGCCGCTTGCCTGGTCCGGTGCTGTTCTGGACCGCAGCGTCACTGCTGCTGGTGGCGGTGCTGGTTCCGGTGTGGTGGCTGTTGGGGCGCCGGGCGAGGCGACAGCCGGAGGCGTCGGATGCGTCGCGATGGGCGACTCCGCAGGACCTGACGCCGCTGGTCGTTCCCGGACCGGTACCCGGACGGCTGACGCTCGGCTACGGATCACGCGGCCGGTTGCTCGCGACGGAGGCGGGACACTCGCTCCTCGTGCTTGGCCCGACCCAGAGCGGCAAGACCTCGGGTCTGGCGATCCCGGCGATCCTCGAGTGGCCCGGTCCCGTCGTCGCCACGAGCGTCAAGGCGGATCTGCTGGCCGAAACCATCTCGACGCGGCGCGACCGCGGTGACGTCTGGGTCTACGACCCGACATCGAGCGTCGCTGAGTTCGACAGCGCCTCGTGGACGCCCTTGGCCGGGTGTCACAGCTGGCAGGAGGCGTTGCGGACCGCGTCGTGGCTGACCCAGGCGGCGCGTGACCGGCAGCTCGATGAGAACGACTTCTGGTACTCGAACGCCGGCAAGTTGATCGCGCCCTTGCTGTTCGCGGCGGCCACCTCTGGCTGCACCATCAGCGACGTCGTTCGGTGGGTGGACCTCAAGGAGCAGCAGGAGGTCGAACTCCTGCTCAAGGTGGCGCGCGTACCCGAAGCCCTGGCGGCAGCGAGGGCGAGCTGGGGACGCGAGGAACGGTCCCGTTCGTCGGTGTACACGACCGCAGAGACCGTTCTCGCGGCGTTCGCAGATCCCCAGGTCGCGGCCTCGGCCCAACGCTCCGACATCGATCCTGAGCGGCTGCTGGGCGGCGGGGCGCACACCCTCTACGTGTCGGCACCCCTTCACGAGCAGGCACGGCTCCGGCCTCTGTTCACGGCGCTCGTCCAGACCGTGCTCGCGGCGGCCTACGAGCGAGCCGGCAGCAAGGGACGACTGAACCTATTGCTAGTGCTGGACGAGGCCGCCAACATCGCGCCGCTGCGCGAACTCGCACAAGTCGCCTCCACGGCCGCCGGGCTGGGCATCCAGCTCGTGACCATCTGGCAGGACCGTTCTCAGATCGTCGCCCGGTATGGGCACCAAGCAGCAACCGTGGTCAACAACCACCGCGCGAAGCTTCTGCTGTCCGGCATCACCGACGCGACCACGACGACGGAGGTTGCCCAGGTCATCGGCGAGGCCGAGGTGACGCGGCGGACCACTACCGTCGACCCCGAGGGTCGCATCTCCGCTACGCACGCCACTCAGCACGAACCCCTGACCAGCGCAGCCGGTCTGCGCCAGATGCGACCTTTCGAGGGAGTCCTGATCTACGGCCATCTCCCGCCGACGCGGATTCGCCTCAAGCCATGGTTCGACGCACCGAAACGGTGGCGGGAACGACCTCGCTCGAGGTGA
- a CDS encoding ATP-dependent RecD-like DNA helicase, giving the protein MTTVDVQLRNADDAICSNIELLADQRALLSGNVLSHLRNLVEAAAMRLHVGSPGADFTYDAVGHAIAFVKTRANLNFLGRFHKLLQKSTSHYTPDRDASERLMLKYYEYLLQLRTLLADECGVAVLANLEEFPLDTDPALREYHDRIAARVNEPARQLDDGSPRRYYIHKTRPFFVDGRIYYEVTCYPAVNRVSKFDRIVAFTDIAMTDKYSALLTFQHDHIEMFGQQLPITIVRDWKVSIRPCEFNNFAKLLGIRVNVSTSSAEYRFLMRALTVGSSNLLDLIDTSDEGYSQIRSRGTERTRTPAIFPIIDKARQIIMSASPGHNVLRYLLLRMNNQIIKPQYSADGCRLLSGLNLDFGCIPFDTMPFCTSPRGHNPSYWDLMEALDPARRDHELLARRVKTNVDSHGVLYTPVSELERFGDVNELVDTYNDALYSKHGRRRLIVDMDHVFIRSYEDDTVEIVATLQQYASAGVDGYTQAVDRWLAEANRGIDDPVKEEALRRLFSDSHVAIIYGAAGTGKSTMVDHIASRFNDMRKLFLAQTHPATDNLRRRVTAQNSEFRTVASHNYRSSGQDMEFDVVFIDECSTVSNEELLEVLRSTSLQLLVLVGDVHQIESIRFGNWFDIIPSFVPDSAVFELTTPFRTTSQALLGFWSKVRALDDDIAEVVAANGYSSPLDESLLAPSKGDEIVLSLNYDGLYGINNINRFLQASNPAEPTRWRDATYKVGDPVLFHDTERFRPVIYNNLKGWIVAIDAAQGRIRFDVKLDRPLTELDISDGDLEWIGNSTVRFTVYDIDVSDDDSDALHTTVPFQVAYAVSIHKAQGLEYDSVKVVITHANEDHITHNIFYTAITRARSDLRIYWAPETQQAVLGSLGRPSNHKDVALLRARRTLVPAARG; this is encoded by the coding sequence GTGACGACTGTTGATGTACAGCTCCGTAATGCGGACGACGCGATCTGTTCGAACATCGAATTGCTCGCCGATCAGCGGGCGCTCCTGTCGGGGAATGTCCTGTCGCACCTTCGCAACCTCGTCGAGGCAGCGGCGATGCGGCTACACGTCGGTTCGCCCGGCGCAGACTTCACTTACGACGCGGTCGGACACGCCATCGCCTTCGTCAAGACCCGAGCGAACCTGAACTTCCTCGGCAGGTTCCACAAGCTGCTCCAGAAGAGCACCTCGCACTACACGCCTGACAGGGATGCGTCTGAACGGTTGATGCTCAAGTACTACGAGTACCTGCTGCAGTTGCGCACCCTGCTGGCAGACGAGTGCGGGGTCGCCGTGCTGGCCAACCTCGAGGAGTTCCCACTCGACACCGACCCTGCGCTGCGTGAGTACCACGACCGGATCGCGGCGCGGGTGAACGAGCCCGCCCGCCAACTCGACGACGGCTCACCGCGCCGCTACTACATCCACAAGACGCGGCCGTTCTTCGTCGACGGGCGCATCTACTACGAGGTGACGTGCTACCCGGCTGTGAATAGGGTCAGCAAGTTCGACCGCATCGTTGCGTTCACCGACATCGCCATGACCGACAAGTACTCGGCATTGCTGACGTTCCAGCACGACCACATCGAGATGTTCGGCCAGCAGCTTCCCATCACGATCGTGCGCGACTGGAAGGTGTCGATTCGACCGTGCGAGTTCAACAACTTTGCGAAGCTGCTGGGGATAAGGGTGAACGTCAGCACCTCGTCGGCCGAGTACCGCTTCCTGATGCGTGCGTTGACGGTCGGATCGTCCAACTTGCTCGACCTGATCGACACCTCAGATGAGGGGTACTCGCAGATCAGAAGTAGGGGCACTGAGAGGACGCGCACACCGGCGATCTTCCCGATCATCGACAAGGCACGACAGATCATCATGTCTGCGTCGCCGGGCCACAACGTGCTCAGGTACCTGCTGCTGCGAATGAACAATCAGATCATCAAGCCCCAGTACTCCGCGGACGGCTGCCGCCTGTTGTCCGGCCTGAACCTCGACTTCGGCTGCATCCCGTTCGACACGATGCCGTTCTGCACCTCTCCAAGGGGACACAACCCCAGCTACTGGGATCTCATGGAGGCCCTGGACCCGGCGCGCCGCGACCACGAGCTGCTTGCGCGGCGGGTGAAGACGAACGTGGACAGCCACGGTGTGCTGTACACGCCGGTGAGTGAGTTGGAGCGGTTCGGTGACGTCAACGAGCTCGTCGACACTTACAACGACGCGCTCTACTCCAAGCACGGTCGCCGGCGTCTCATCGTGGACATGGACCACGTGTTCATCCGCAGCTATGAGGACGACACGGTCGAGATCGTGGCGACCCTTCAGCAGTACGCGTCCGCGGGTGTGGACGGCTACACCCAGGCGGTCGACCGGTGGCTGGCCGAGGCGAACCGCGGCATCGACGACCCGGTCAAGGAGGAAGCGCTGCGTCGGTTGTTCAGCGATTCGCACGTCGCGATCATCTACGGGGCGGCTGGCACGGGCAAGTCGACGATGGTCGACCACATCGCCAGCCGCTTCAACGACATGCGCAAGCTGTTTCTGGCTCAGACCCACCCGGCCACGGACAACCTGAGGCGGCGCGTGACCGCGCAGAACTCCGAGTTCCGCACGGTCGCCAGCCACAACTACCGCTCATCGGGGCAAGACATGGAGTTCGATGTGGTGTTCATCGATGAGTGCAGCACCGTCAGCAACGAAGAGCTGCTCGAGGTGCTTCGGAGCACGTCGCTTCAGCTGTTGGTCTTGGTCGGTGATGTGCACCAGATCGAATCGATCCGGTTCGGCAACTGGTTTGACATCATCCCGTCGTTCGTCCCTGACAGCGCGGTGTTCGAGTTGACGACGCCGTTTCGGACCACCAGCCAGGCGCTGCTGGGGTTCTGGAGCAAGGTTCGCGCGCTTGACGACGACATCGCAGAGGTCGTCGCCGCCAACGGGTACTCGTCGCCGCTCGACGAGTCCCTTCTTGCCCCGTCGAAAGGCGATGAGATCGTGCTGAGCTTGAATTACGATGGCCTGTACGGCATCAACAACATCAACCGGTTCCTTCAGGCCAGTAACCCGGCGGAGCCCACACGTTGGCGTGATGCGACCTACAAGGTCGGTGACCCCGTGCTGTTCCACGACACAGAGCGGTTCCGGCCAGTCATCTACAACAACCTGAAGGGCTGGATTGTCGCCATCGACGCCGCACAGGGACGGATCCGCTTCGACGTGAAGCTCGACCGGCCGCTCACCGAGCTGGACATCTCTGACGGCGATCTTGAGTGGATCGGCAACTCGACCGTGAGGTTCACCGTGTACGACATCGACGTCAGCGACGATGACAGTGACGCGCTACACACGACCGTGCCGTTCCAGGTCGCCTACGCAGTGTCGATCCACAAGGCGCAAGGTCTGGAGTACGACTCGGTCAAGGTCGTAATCACGCACGCCAACGAGGACCACATCACCCACAACATCTTCTACACCGCCATCACCCGCGCACGTAGCGACCTACGCATCTACTGGGCTCCCGAAACCCAACAGGCTGTCCTTGGCTCCCTTGGGCGACCCTCGAACCACAAAGACGTAGCCCTGCTAAGGGCCCGCCGAACGCTCGTCCCAGCGGCCCGCGGGTAG